One segment of Proteus appendicitidis DNA contains the following:
- the glnS gene encoding glutamine--tRNA ligase — protein MNEADARPTNFIRQIIDEDLATGKHDSVQTRFPPEPNGYLHIGHAKSICLNFGIAKDYQGKCNLRFDDTNPVKEDIEYINSIQKDVQWLGFQWEGSIHYSSDYFDQLYQYAIELINKGLAYVDELSAEEIREYRGTLKEPGKNSPYRSRSVEENLALFEKMRAGGFEEGKACLRAKIDMASPFIVMRDPVLYRIKFAEHHQTGNKWCIYPMYDFTHCISDALENITHSLCTLEFQDNRRLYDWVLDNITIPCHPRQYEFSRLNLEYTVMSKRKLNQLVTENIVNGWDDPRMPTISGLRRRGYTAESIREFCLRIGVTKQENNVEMAALESCIRDDLNENAPRAMAVIDPVRLVIENMPEGEEILVAPNHPNKPEMGTREVPFSREIYIDRADFKEEANRQYKRLVLGKEVRLRNAYVIKAERVEKDEQGEITTIYCTYDAETLNKDPADGRKVKGVIHWVSIPHAIPAEIRLYDRLFSVPNPAAEDDFLSTINPESLVIREGFVERSLKDAAIEKAYQFEREGYFCADKLSTADKLVFNRTVGLRDTWAKISQQG, from the coding sequence ATGAATGAGGCAGATGCCCGCCCAACGAACTTTATTCGTCAAATTATTGACGAAGATCTGGCTACCGGGAAACATGATAGCGTTCAAACGCGTTTCCCACCTGAACCTAATGGCTATCTTCATATCGGCCATGCGAAATCAATTTGTCTGAATTTTGGTATTGCTAAAGATTATCAGGGAAAATGTAATCTACGTTTTGATGATACCAATCCAGTAAAAGAAGATATTGAGTACATCAACTCAATTCAAAAAGATGTTCAGTGGTTAGGTTTCCAATGGGAAGGGAGCATTCATTACTCCTCAGATTATTTTGATCAACTTTATCAATATGCGATTGAGCTGATTAATAAAGGCTTAGCTTATGTTGATGAGTTAAGTGCTGAAGAAATTCGTGAATACCGCGGTACATTAAAAGAGCCGGGTAAAAATAGTCCTTATCGTTCACGTAGCGTAGAAGAAAACTTAGCGCTGTTTGAAAAAATGCGTGCTGGTGGCTTTGAAGAAGGTAAAGCGTGTTTACGTGCGAAAATTGATATGGCATCACCTTTTATTGTTATGCGTGATCCTGTTCTTTATCGTATTAAATTCGCGGAACACCACCAAACTGGAAATAAATGGTGCATTTACCCAATGTATGATTTTACCCACTGTATTTCTGATGCACTGGAAAATATCACACATTCTTTATGTACTTTAGAATTCCAAGATAACCGCCGTTTATATGATTGGGTGCTGGATAATATCACTATCCCTTGTCATCCTCGCCAATATGAATTCTCACGCCTTAACCTTGAATATACAGTGATGTCAAAACGTAAGCTTAATCAGCTTGTGACAGAAAACATTGTAAATGGTTGGGATGATCCTCGTATGCCAACGATTTCAGGCTTACGTCGTCGTGGTTATACCGCAGAATCTATTCGTGAATTCTGCCTACGTATTGGTGTGACGAAACAAGAAAACAACGTTGAAATGGCTGCTTTGGAATCTTGTATTCGTGATGACTTAAACGAAAATGCACCACGCGCAATGGCGGTTATCGATCCTGTTCGTTTAGTGATTGAAAATATGCCAGAAGGCGAAGAAATTCTTGTTGCACCAAATCACCCAAATAAACCAGAAATGGGTACGCGTGAAGTGCCATTTAGCCGTGAGATCTATATTGATCGTGCAGACTTCAAAGAAGAAGCAAACCGTCAATATAAACGTCTGGTGCTAGGTAAAGAAGTACGTTTACGTAATGCTTATGTTATTAAAGCAGAACGTGTCGAAAAAGACGAACAAGGCGAAATTACGACTATTTACTGTACTTATGATGCAGAAACTTTAAATAAAGATCCTGCTGATGGACGTAAAGTAAAAGGTGTTATTCATTGGGTAAGCATTCCACATGCTATTCCTGCTGAAATCCGTCTTTATGACCGTTTATTTAGCGTACCAAATCCAGCTGCTGAAGATGATTTCTTATCAACAATTAACCCTGAATCATTAGTTATTCGTGAAGGTTTTGTTGAACGTAGCTTAAAAGATGCTGCCATCGAAAAAGCGTATCAATTTGAGCGTGAAGGCTACTTCTGTGCTGATAAGCTTTCAACAGCGGATAAACTTGTGTTTAACCGTACAGTGGGCTTACGTGACACTTGGGCGAAGATTTCTCAGCAAGGTTAA
- the chiP gene encoding chitoporin ChiP encodes MVMQHAKPGRVALAVMGALLVTALPAKMSHAEGFIDDSTLTGGLFYWQRDRDRKELTPNSPDYGKYKANLHHSTFNANLDFSSGYLGDFIGIDLAAFGAAELNNSGPAAPNEIGFSDAKSRWDEKWTGDRSGMSVYKAAAKFKLGNFWAQGGYIQPKGQSLLRPHWSFLPGTYRGAEAGAVFDFDKNGELSFSYMWTDEYKAPWYRNMYNFRKADLETNISYLHSFGAKYDFKNSLVLEAAFGQADGYIDQYFGKVSYDFPIADNALRTSYQFYGAKDKVTGGGVNDVYDGLAWLQALTFGYTYNVFDFKVEGTWVKAEGNQGYFLQRMTPGWATSNGRLDVWWDGRSDFNANGEKALYAGVMYDLKNWDLSGWAVGTSYVYAWDAKPSGKAIYDQGQRIRESAWNADIMYTVQEGRAKGTLFKLHYTRYDNHSDIPSYEGGFGNIFQDEKDVKFNVIMPFTIF; translated from the coding sequence ATGGTTATGCAACATGCTAAACCAGGCAGGGTGGCACTTGCCGTTATGGGCGCATTGCTTGTAACTGCACTACCTGCAAAAATGTCTCATGCTGAAGGGTTTATTGATGACTCAACCTTAACAGGCGGTCTTTTTTATTGGCAACGTGACCGTGATAGAAAAGAGTTAACACCAAATAGCCCTGATTACGGCAAATACAAAGCTAACTTACACCATTCTACTTTCAACGCTAATCTAGATTTCTCATCAGGTTACCTTGGTGATTTTATTGGTATTGATTTAGCTGCTTTTGGTGCGGCTGAATTGAATAACAGTGGCCCTGCAGCACCTAATGAAATCGGTTTTAGTGATGCAAAAAGTCGCTGGGATGAAAAATGGACTGGCGATCGCAGTGGCATGAGCGTTTACAAAGCGGCTGCGAAATTCAAATTAGGCAATTTCTGGGCGCAAGGTGGATATATTCAACCTAAAGGCCAAAGTTTATTGCGTCCACACTGGAGCTTCTTACCAGGAACTTACCGCGGTGCTGAAGCTGGTGCTGTTTTTGACTTCGATAAAAATGGTGAATTGTCTTTCTCTTATATGTGGACAGATGAATATAAAGCACCATGGTATCGGAATATGTACAACTTCCGTAAAGCTGATCTAGAAACGAATATCAGTTATCTTCACTCTTTTGGCGCCAAATATGATTTTAAAAACAGCCTAGTATTAGAAGCTGCATTTGGTCAGGCCGATGGTTATATCGATCAGTATTTTGGTAAAGTTTCTTATGATTTCCCAATTGCTGACAATGCATTAAGAACGTCTTACCAATTCTACGGTGCTAAAGATAAAGTTACTGGCGGTGGTGTTAATGACGTTTATGATGGGCTGGCATGGTTACAAGCACTGACTTTTGGTTATACCTACAATGTGTTTGACTTCAAAGTAGAAGGAACGTGGGTTAAAGCTGAAGGTAATCAAGGTTATTTCTTACAACGTATGACTCCGGGCTGGGCAACCTCTAATGGTCGTCTTGATGTCTGGTGGGATGGTCGCTCTGACTTTAACGCCAATGGCGAAAAAGCACTGTATGCTGGCGTTATGTATGATCTGAAAAACTGGGATCTGTCAGGTTGGGCGGTAGGTACTTCTTATGTTTATGCATGGGATGCTAAGCCAAGCGGTAAGGCCATTTATGACCAAGGTCAACGTATCAGAGAGAGTGCATGGAATGCGGATATTATGTATACGGTTCAAGAAGGTCGCGCTAAAGGCACCCTCTTTAAGCTTCACTATACCCGTTATGATAACCATTCTGATATTCCAAGTTATGAAGGTGGTTTTGGAAATATTTTCCAAGATGAAAAAGACGTTAAATTTAACGTGATAATGCCATTCACTATTTTCTAA
- a CDS encoding DUF817 domain-containing protein, with protein MLKRLDDFLLEPPLKPFKGIKRFIVEFLFFGVKEARSCLFAGFFFFILFATPSKGVFGIPRYDVLLILAIAFQLWMVWGKLETWDELKAICFFHIVGFVMELFKTSAAIGSWKYPDFAYTKLWEVPLFTGFMYSAVGSYLIQAWRFLKVRIEHYPPYWLATLVALAIYINFFSHHFIGDYRWYLTAFILGLYARSVVYFTPYDTERKMPLLLAFVLIGFFIWLAENFGTFFGVWQYPNQIGAWSAVHAGKWGSWSLLVIVTFTIVVHLKHIKHSISVAK; from the coding sequence ATGTTAAAGCGATTGGATGATTTTTTATTAGAACCACCATTGAAGCCCTTTAAAGGTATAAAACGATTTATTGTTGAATTTCTTTTTTTTGGTGTAAAAGAGGCGCGTTCTTGTTTATTTGCGGGATTTTTCTTTTTTATTTTATTTGCAACGCCAAGTAAAGGTGTCTTTGGTATACCTCGTTATGATGTACTGCTTATTCTCGCTATCGCTTTTCAATTATGGATGGTGTGGGGAAAGCTAGAAACATGGGATGAATTAAAAGCGATTTGTTTTTTCCACATTGTTGGTTTTGTGATGGAGTTATTTAAAACATCAGCGGCAATTGGTTCATGGAAATACCCTGATTTTGCTTACACGAAATTGTGGGAAGTCCCTTTGTTTACAGGATTTATGTATTCAGCGGTAGGGAGTTATTTAATTCAAGCATGGCGTTTTTTAAAAGTACGAATTGAACATTATCCGCCTTATTGGTTGGCAACATTAGTTGCTCTTGCTATTTATATTAATTTCTTCTCTCATCACTTTATTGGTGATTATCGATGGTATTTAACTGCTTTTATTTTAGGTCTTTATGCTCGTAGTGTGGTTTATTTTACGCCTTATGATACAGAGCGAAAAATGCCCTTATTACTTGCTTTTGTTCTGATAGGTTTCTTTATTTGGCTTGCTGAGAATTTCGGTACATTTTTTGGTGTTTGGCAATATCCAAACCAAATTGGTGCTTGGTCTGCAGTGCATGCAGGAAAATGGGGTTCTTGGTCACTGTTAGTTATTGTTACTTTTACTATTGTGGTGCATTTAAAACATATCAAACACAGTATTAGTGTGGCGAAGTGA
- a CDS encoding toxin HicA, with the protein MIKTNELSSKHYKTLADILTVPPKSGIKWDDVKSLINNLGGKVKNGNGSRRKFILMGSVYQTHQPHPENVMDKGSVNGLREWFENVIGVKHD; encoded by the coding sequence ATGATAAAGACCAACGAGCTAAGTTCCAAACACTATAAGACACTCGCTGATATACTAACAGTGCCTCCAAAGTCAGGAATTAAGTGGGATGACGTGAAGAGCCTAATAAATAATCTTGGTGGAAAAGTTAAAAATGGTAATGGTTCTAGACGAAAATTTATTTTAATGGGATCTGTTTATCAAACACATCAACCTCATCCAGAGAATGTTATGGACAAAGGCTCTGTAAATGGTCTACGTGAATGGTTTGAGAATGTGATAGGAGTAAAGCATGATTAA
- a CDS encoding type II toxin-antitoxin system HicB family antitoxin, whose translation MIKSTNIMVISGHPASVVYESEIKAFRGQFLDVNGYCDFVADSIDGLQKEGAISLTEFVETCIEEGIAPFKEEDKLKAFTLRYPAWLETRLNATAAAHAISKNQFIVQLLERELVTR comes from the coding sequence ATGATTAAGAGTACGAATATCATGGTAATAAGTGGGCACCCTGCATCAGTTGTTTATGAGTCTGAAATTAAAGCCTTCAGAGGACAATTTTTAGATGTAAATGGGTACTGTGATTTTGTAGCTGATAGTATTGATGGATTACAAAAAGAAGGGGCTATTTCCTTAACGGAGTTTGTTGAAACTTGTATTGAGGAAGGAATTGCGCCTTTTAAAGAGGAAGATAAGCTTAAAGCATTTACACTACGTTATCCGGCTTGGTTAGAAACTCGATTGAATGCAACCGCTGCAGCACATGCAATCTCAAAAAATCAGTTTATTGTCCAGTTATTAGAGCGGGAGCTAGTTACACGATAA
- the fur gene encoding ferric iron uptake transcriptional regulator: MTDNNKALKNAGLKVTLPRLKILEVLQDPECHHVSAEDLYKKLIDIGEEIGLATVYRVLNQFDDAGIVTRHNFEGGKSVFELTQQHHHDHLICLDCGKVIEFTDDAIELRQRNIAERHGIKLSNHSLYLYGHCAEGNCKEDSHAHDEK; the protein is encoded by the coding sequence ATGACCGACAATAATAAAGCGTTAAAAAATGCTGGGTTAAAAGTTACACTTCCTCGCTTAAAGATCTTGGAAGTGCTCCAGGATCCTGAGTGCCATCATGTCAGTGCTGAAGATCTCTACAAGAAACTCATCGATATCGGTGAAGAGATTGGTCTGGCAACAGTGTATCGCGTCTTAAATCAATTTGATGATGCTGGTATTGTTACCCGACATAATTTTGAAGGTGGTAAATCAGTATTTGAATTAACTCAACAACACCATCATGACCATCTAATTTGTCTTGATTGTGGTAAAGTTATTGAGTTTACAGACGATGCAATTGAATTGCGCCAAAGAAATATCGCTGAACGTCATGGTATCAAGCTTTCCAATCATAGCCTTTATTTATATGGCCACTGCGCTGAAGGTAATTGTAAAGAAGATAGCCACGCACATGATGAGAAATAA
- the fldA gene encoding flavodoxin FldA, with translation MAIIGIFFGSDTGNTENIAKMLQERLGADNAEVHDIAKSSQEDIEAFDILLLGIPTWYYGEAQCDWDDFFPTLEDIDFNGKLVALFGCGDQEDYAEYFCDAMGTIRDIIEPRGAVIVGHWPTEGYHFEASKGLADDNHFIGLAIDEDRQPELTEERVDAWVAQIKEEMSLDEILG, from the coding sequence ATGGCAATCATAGGAATATTCTTCGGCAGTGATACTGGCAACACTGAAAATATTGCCAAAATGCTTCAAGAAAGACTGGGCGCTGATAATGCCGAAGTTCATGATATTGCAAAATCCAGTCAAGAAGACATCGAAGCGTTCGATATTCTGTTACTAGGTATTCCTACTTGGTATTATGGTGAAGCACAATGTGATTGGGATGACTTTTTCCCAACACTAGAAGATATTGATTTCAATGGTAAGCTTGTTGCACTATTTGGTTGTGGTGACCAAGAGGACTATGCAGAATATTTCTGTGATGCAATGGGTACTATCCGCGATATTATTGAACCTCGTGGTGCAGTTATCGTAGGGCATTGGCCAACCGAAGGTTATCATTTCGAAGCCTCTAAAGGACTTGCAGATGATAATCATTTTATCGGTCTTGCAATTGATGAAGATCGTCAGCCAGAATTAACCGAAGAGCGTGTTGACGCTTGGGTTGCTCAAATCAAAGAAGAAATGAGCTTAGACGAAATTCTGGGATAA
- the ybfE gene encoding LexA regulated protein: MAKEQTDRTTLDLFADERRPGRPKTNPLSRDEQLRINKRNQLRRDRVNGLRRVELKLNEDAVNALNELATERNVSRSELIEEILLEQLAQNHALKMHQNKNS; this comes from the coding sequence ATGGCAAAAGAACAAACTGATCGCACCACACTGGATTTGTTCGCAGATGAACGCAGACCTGGGCGACCTAAAACAAACCCGCTTTCTCGGGATGAACAGCTTAGAATTAATAAACGCAATCAATTAAGACGTGACAGAGTTAATGGCTTACGTCGAGTTGAGTTAAAATTAAATGAAGATGCTGTGAATGCTCTCAATGAGTTGGCGACAGAAAGAAACGTCAGTCGTAGTGAACTTATTGAAGAAATATTACTAGAGCAATTGGCGCAAAATCACGCCTTAAAAATGCATCAAAACAAGAATAGCTAG
- the ybfF gene encoding esterase has translation MKLNTLLNYQLHQPETTPASNLPIVLIHGLFGDLNNLGVLGRALRQDNTVIQIDVRNHGHSPHSESMNYQDMAQDVLALLDSLTISKAIIIGHSMGGKIAMAMTALAPERIANIVVIDMSPVAYNVRRHDKIFAALEAVTEAQVTRRQDAVEIMRPFIKEEGVIQFLLKSFKNGEWLFNLPAIKNAYSDIIGWVEVPAWHHPVLFIRGGLSPYILDEYRENIARQFPLATAFVVANTGHWVHSEKPDTVIKAIRRFLEKA, from the coding sequence ATGAAACTCAATACATTATTAAATTATCAATTACACCAACCTGAAACGACACCTGCATCTAATTTACCTATCGTCTTGATCCATGGGCTATTTGGTGATCTCAATAATTTAGGTGTTTTAGGTCGCGCACTTCGTCAAGATAATACCGTGATACAAATTGACGTGCGTAACCATGGGCACTCTCCTCATAGCGAAAGTATGAATTATCAAGATATGGCGCAAGATGTGCTCGCATTGCTGGATAGTTTAACTATCTCAAAAGCCATTATTATTGGGCATTCAATGGGAGGTAAAATTGCGATGGCGATGACAGCATTAGCTCCCGAACGTATTGCAAATATTGTTGTGATTGATATGTCACCCGTTGCTTATAACGTTCGCCGCCATGACAAAATTTTTGCTGCGCTTGAAGCCGTAACGGAAGCTCAAGTCACACGCCGTCAAGATGCGGTGGAAATCATGCGTCCTTTTATTAAAGAGGAAGGTGTGATCCAATTTTTACTCAAATCATTCAAAAATGGTGAGTGGCTATTTAATTTACCTGCAATAAAAAATGCCTATTCAGACATTATTGGCTGGGTAGAGGTACCTGCTTGGCATCATCCTGTATTATTTATTCGTGGCGGTTTATCACCTTATATTTTAGATGAGTATCGTGAAAACATCGCTCGTCAATTCCCTCTCGCAACCGCTTTTGTTGTCGCAAACACAGGGCATTGGGTTCATTCAGAAAAACCAGATACTGTTATTAAGGCCATTCGTCGTTTTTTAGAGAAAGCTTAA
- the seqA gene encoding replication initiation negative regulator SeqA, producing the protein MKKIEIDDELYRYIASETRHIGESASDILRRLLKLDAKQPVQPVVVTESVQAPVIQQEAEATPITPAITPAKNPIREMRELLLSDSYAEKTKSVDRFLQILSTLYSLDSATFTQSAETVHGRTRIYFAGDEQTLLDSGRHTKPRHISGTPFWVITNSNTERKRTMVQSIMQDMQFPANEIDKVCGTI; encoded by the coding sequence ATGAAAAAGATAGAAATTGATGACGAACTTTACCGCTATATTGCTAGCGAAACTAGACATATCGGTGAAAGCGCTTCAGATATTTTAAGGCGTCTACTGAAGCTCGATGCCAAACAGCCCGTACAACCAGTCGTTGTCACTGAGTCAGTACAAGCACCTGTTATTCAACAGGAAGCTGAAGCTACACCTATAACACCAGCTATTACACCAGCAAAAAATCCGATCCGTGAAATGCGAGAACTGCTGTTATCTGACAGTTACGCAGAAAAAACAAAATCAGTTGATCGCTTTTTACAGATCCTTTCTACGTTATATAGCCTAGATAGTGCTACTTTTACTCAATCTGCTGAAACAGTACATGGACGAACACGCATCTATTTTGCTGGTGATGAACAAACATTACTCGATAGTGGACGTCATACAAAACCGCGCCATATTTCAGGCACGCCGTTTTGGGTTATCACTAACTCAAACACAGAGCGCAAGAGAACGATGGTACAAAGCATCATGCAGGATATGCAATTCCCTGCAAATGAGATTGATAAGGTGTGTGGAACTATCTAA
- the pgm gene encoding phosphoglucomutase (alpha-D-glucose-1,6-bisphosphate-dependent) has product MAIHPRAGQHTRQSDLINVAQLTSQYYSLKPQASNNAHRVKFGTSGHRGSANRHSFNEAHILAIAQAIAEVRAKNGVTGPCYVGKDTHGLSEPAFISVLEVLAANKVKVIIQENNGYTPTPAVSFSILTYNEAHQDIADGIVITPSHNPPEDGGIKYNPSNGGPADTDLTSVIEKRANELLENNLAGIKRLSYDEALASGYIQAQDLIMPYVKALGDVVDMQAIKKAGLKLGVDPLGGSGIEYWKRIGEYYGLDLELVNDQVDQTFRFMTLDHDGVIRMDCSSPWAMEGLLQLRDKFDLAFANDPDYDRHGIVTPSGLMNPNHYLAAAINYLFRHRPQWAKDVKVGKTLVSSAMIDRVVADLGRELVEVPVGFKWFVQGLFSGEFGFGGEESAGASFLRFNGKPWSTDKDGIILCLLAAEMKAVTGKDPQEHYNELAQRFGSPSYNRIQASATHEQKALLSRLSPEMVTASTLAGDPITARLTHASGNGASIGGLKVMTDYGWFAARPSGTEEAYKIYCESFRGPEHRELIEKEAIEIVNNVFANK; this is encoded by the coding sequence GTGGCAATTCATCCAAGAGCAGGGCAGCATACCCGTCAAAGTGATCTGATTAATGTGGCGCAATTAACGTCTCAATATTATTCACTTAAACCACAAGCTAGCAATAACGCTCATCGTGTGAAATTTGGTACATCTGGTCATCGTGGAAGTGCAAATCGCCATAGCTTTAATGAAGCACATATTTTGGCAATTGCACAGGCCATTGCTGAAGTACGCGCTAAGAATGGAGTAACAGGACCATGTTACGTGGGTAAAGATACCCATGGACTGTCAGAGCCTGCATTTATTTCTGTTTTAGAAGTACTTGCTGCCAATAAAGTTAAAGTGATTATTCAAGAAAATAATGGCTATACACCAACACCGGCAGTCTCTTTTTCTATTTTGACATACAACGAAGCACATCAAGATATTGCTGATGGTATCGTTATTACTCCATCTCATAATCCACCTGAAGATGGCGGTATTAAATACAATCCATCAAATGGTGGACCTGCTGATACAGATTTAACTTCAGTTATTGAAAAACGTGCCAACGAACTGCTTGAAAACAATTTAGCAGGGATCAAACGTCTTTCTTATGATGAAGCATTAGCCAGTGGTTATATTCAGGCTCAAGACTTAATTATGCCTTATGTCAAAGCGTTAGGTGACGTTGTTGATATGCAAGCAATTAAGAAAGCGGGCTTAAAATTGGGTGTTGATCCACTAGGTGGTTCTGGTATTGAGTACTGGAAACGTATTGGTGAGTATTATGGTCTTGATCTTGAATTAGTTAACGATCAAGTTGATCAGACATTCCGTTTTATGACGCTTGATCACGATGGTGTTATTCGTATGGACTGTTCATCACCATGGGCAATGGAAGGCTTATTACAACTACGTGATAAATTTGATTTAGCCTTTGCTAACGATCCTGATTACGATCGCCATGGTATTGTGACACCTTCTGGTTTAATGAATCCTAACCACTATTTAGCGGCTGCGATTAACTATCTTTTCCGTCATCGTCCGCAATGGGCTAAAGATGTAAAAGTGGGTAAAACACTGGTTTCAAGCGCCATGATTGACCGTGTTGTTGCCGATTTAGGTCGTGAGCTAGTTGAAGTACCTGTTGGCTTTAAATGGTTTGTTCAAGGCTTATTCAGTGGTGAGTTTGGCTTTGGTGGTGAAGAGAGTGCTGGTGCATCTTTCTTACGCTTTAATGGTAAACCATGGTCAACCGATAAAGATGGCATCATTTTATGTCTGTTGGCTGCTGAAATGAAAGCAGTAACAGGTAAAGATCCACAAGAGCATTACAACGAATTAGCGCAACGTTTTGGTTCACCAAGCTATAACCGTATTCAAGCATCAGCAACCCATGAACAAAAAGCACTGTTATCACGTTTATCACCTGAAATGGTGACTGCAAGCACATTAGCAGGTGATCCTATAACTGCACGTTTAACGCATGCATCAGGCAATGGCGCATCTATTGGTGGCTTAAAAGTGATGACCGATTACGGTTGGTTTGCGGCTCGTCCTTCTGGTACTGAAGAAGCCTATAAGATTTACTGTGAAAGCTTCCGTGGCCCTGAGCATCGTGAATTAATTGAAAAAGAAGCCATTGAAATAGTAAATAATGTTTTTGCTAACAAATAA
- a CDS encoding DUF1456 family protein, with protein MQNNYVLRSVRYMLDLSDAHVVEIMKLADFTVTKELVNSWLKKDEEPEFVECDDNAMGHFLNGLIFYRRGKDENFPAPEVEKRITNNIILKKLRVAFELKDVDILKIYELADFRVSKPELSAVFRKPGHKNYRNCGDQLVRYFLKGLTETLRGKGKTVKK; from the coding sequence ATGCAAAATAATTATGTTTTACGAAGTGTACGTTACATGCTGGATCTAAGTGATGCACATGTTGTTGAAATTATGAAACTGGCTGATTTCACAGTCACAAAAGAGTTAGTAAATAGTTGGCTGAAAAAAGACGAGGAGCCTGAGTTTGTCGAGTGTGACGATAATGCGATGGGGCATTTTTTAAATGGTCTGATTTTTTATCGTCGTGGCAAAGATGAGAATTTTCCTGCACCTGAAGTTGAAAAGCGTATAACTAATAATATTATCTTAAAAAAACTGCGTGTCGCTTTTGAGCTAAAAGATGTTGATATTCTGAAGATTTATGAACTTGCAGACTTCCGTGTTTCTAAGCCAGAACTTAGTGCAGTATTCCGCAAGCCTGGACATAAAAACTATCGTAACTGTGGCGATCAACTTGTGAGATATTTCCTTAAAGGCTTAACCGAAACCTTACGTGGTAAAGGTAAAACAGTTAAGAAATAA
- a CDS encoding type II toxin-antitoxin system ParD family antitoxin: MARVTSVTLGEHFNGFVGEMINSGRYGNTSEVIRDALRMMEIREERIQIVRKMVLDGVNSPESKNNMDDIFARAEKDLNV, translated from the coding sequence ATGGCTCGAGTAACTAGTGTGACTTTGGGTGAACACTTTAATGGCTTTGTTGGTGAAATGATCAACTCAGGACGTTATGGAAATACCTCTGAAGTAATAAGAGACGCTTTACGTATGATGGAAATCAGAGAAGAACGGATCCAAATAGTTCGTAAAATGGTGCTAGATGGTGTGAATTCACCAGAAAGTAAAAATAACATGGATGATATTTTTGCAAGAGCTGAAAAGGATTTAAATGTATAA
- a CDS encoding type II toxin-antitoxin system RelE/ParE family toxin, with protein MYKLSELAEEDIYQIACYTIQQFGVIQAKKYHDDLKRTFELFASAPWIGRECSWVCNGMRRLEFKKHSIYYLPKNNTLFIARLIHHSIDVDSLDFPE; from the coding sequence ATGTATAAACTTTCTGAGTTAGCAGAAGAAGATATTTATCAAATTGCGTGTTATACCATACAGCAATTTGGTGTAATTCAGGCAAAGAAATATCATGATGACTTGAAACGGACATTTGAGCTATTTGCTAGCGCACCCTGGATTGGGCGAGAGTGTAGTTGGGTGTGTAATGGTATGAGACGATTGGAGTTTAAAAAACACTCAATCTATTATCTACCAAAGAATAATACCTTATTTATTGCTCGCCTTATTCACCATTCAATAGATGTTGATTCTCTTGATTTTCCTGAATAA
- a CDS encoding YbfA family protein, translating to MPAYNEYTKKHVLARRTGAVALGVVAFPVMIFHPKRAQFYSYIHRVWSKTSDKPVWLAKSEVALNSHK from the coding sequence ATGCCAGCTTATAACGAATATACAAAAAAACATGTTTTAGCCCGTCGTACTGGTGCTGTTGCGCTAGGTGTTGTGGCATTTCCTGTTATGATTTTTCACCCTAAACGTGCACAATTTTATAGCTATATACACCGTGTATGGTCTAAAACAAGTGATAAACCCGTTTGGTTGGCAAAATCAGAAGTGGCACTAAATAGTCACAAATAA